The DNA sequence GCAGCATCTGCGCCGCCTGCTGGCGGCGGTCGTCACCATTGCGCTCGCCCTCATTCCGGCCGCGACCGTTTACGCCGCAGCCGCCGCGAATTCCACCGACGATCCCGACCTCGACGTCCTCACCCGCATCCGCGACGAAGGCTTCCGCCGCTCCAAGGTGATGGAGATCATGAGCGAGCTCACCGACAACATTGGCCCGCGCCTCACCGGCTCACCCAACGTGAAGCGCGCCAACCAGTGGACGCGCGACCAGTTCGCCGCCTGGGGCCTGGCCAACGCGCACCTGGAGCCCTGGGGCCCGTTCGGCCGCGGATGGTCGCAGGAATACGTCAACGTCCGCATGACCGCGCCTGACGTGGCGCCGCTCATCGCTTATCCGCTCGCCTGGTCGCCCGGGACCAACGGCGCGGTCAAGGGCAAGGCCATTGCCGTGAAAATCGAAAAGATCGAAGACCTGGAGAAATACCGCGGCAAACTCGCCGGCATGGTCGTGCTCAACGGCGACATGCGTGACGTGAAGCCGCACGAGAAGGCCGACCTCAGCCGCTACGACGACAAGTCGCTGGCCGAAGTCGCGGCCTACGATCCATCGCCGGAACGGCGCGGCGGGCCGCAGGGTCCGCAGACCCGCGAAGAGTTTGCCCGCCTCCGCAAGCTGCGCGAGGCCGTTCGCCAGTTTTGGGCCGATGAAAAAGTCCTCGCCGTGGTCGAGCCCAGCCGCGGCGACGGCGGCACCGTCTTCGTGCAGGGCGTGAGCAACGGCTGGCGCAACAACGGCCAGGCGCTGGTCCCCACCCTCTCGATGGCGATCGAGCACTTCGGTCGCATCTCGCGCCTTCTCAAGCGCGACGTGCCGGTCGAGCTTGAACTCGACGTCCGCACCAAGTTCTATGACGACGCCGCCACGCAGTACAACACCATCGCCGAAATCCCCGGCGCCGATCCCAAGCTGAAAGACGAAGTCGTGATGCTGGGCGCGCACCTCGACTCCTGGCACACCGGCACCGGCGCCACCGACAACGCCGCCGGCAGCGCCGTCATGATGGAAGCCATGCGCATCCTTAAGGCGCTCGACCTGAAGCCGCGGCGCACCATCCGCATCGCGCTCTGGACCGGCGAAGAAGAAGGACTGCTGGGCTCGCGCGCCTACGCCAAAGAACACTTCGGCTCGCGCCCCGATCCGAGTCCGGAAGAGCGCGACCTTCCCGCCAACCTCCGGCGTGAGTCCGGCCCGCTCACCCTCAAGCCCGAGCAGGCCAAGCTCGCCGCCTACTTCAACGTGGACAACGGCACCGGGCGCATCCGCGGCATCTACTGCCAGGAGAACGCGGCGGTCGTGCCCATCTTCGAGCGCTGGTTTGAGCCGTTCCGCGACCTGAGCGCCGGCGCCATCTCGCTGCGCAACACCAGCGGCACCGATCACCTCTCGTTCGACGCCGTCGGCCTGCCCGGCTTCCAGTTCATCCAAGACGAGGTCGAGTACTCCACCCGCACGCACCACAGCAACATGGACGTCTACGAGCGCATCCAGCGCGCCGACATGATGCAGAACGCGGTCATCGTGGCGTCGTTCGTCTACAACGCCGCCATGCGCGACTCGATGCTGCCGCGCAAGCCGCTGCCGGCGTCCACGCCGGCCCGCGGCCCGGAGCAAAAACGCGCCGAAAACCCGACGCAGACCATCCTGCCGGCGACGCCGGCGTCAGGATCAGGGGCGGCGGCGGGAGCGGCGAGTGGAGGGGAGAACCAGAAATAGCCATTGAACGGGTGGAGCGGGCCTTCAGGCCTGCTTTCGACCCGAATCTCGACGATGTAGCGGCGGGCGCCCTCGCCCGCCGTTTTTTCGCCGAATTCGGCCGCTCTTGCCTTCGGTGGGTGCGCGAATGCAGAAGCGGAATCTGCTTCCGGTCCGCTTCCAACCGCCCTATGACAAGGGCTTTGGTGATAAGGATTCGGTCTGAAACCGCTTCCCGTTCTGAGAGAGTCTATTGAGAGTGTGGATGCTCAACTCGTGGCTTCGAACGCCGGGCCGTCTCGCGCGCTGTTGCCAAGAACGAATCTACCTCCACACCGTTCGTGCGGGCGTACAGTTTGCGGTTTAGCCCTGGCGTTGCGAAGGACCTGACGTTCCCACCTGAGCTGATCTCAAAGATGCCCTGTCCGAGACCGGATGGACTGAACGAAGGCGAACCTCGCGCACCTTGCAAATAAAGAACGTAGCGGTGATCATTCAGCAGCCTGTGCAGGCTCGACATTTGGACCTCTGCAACACCCTCAGGGAATTGATACTTGCCTCCGGGCAAAGCAACGCGCAGAACGCCTCCCACCGGGACGTTTCCTTTCAGCGATTCGCTCACTCGAACGTCGTACACCGTAACGATCGTTCTACCCTGATCTGCAAGTTCGCAGGCATTGCTGATCGGCGCCCCGGCGACAACGATATCGCTATCATTTGATAAGGTCTCCAGGTCGTCATAGCTCATGAAACTCTCGCCTAACAGGTCGACCGAGTAGCTCCCTCCGCTAAGTCTGACAGCCTCCCGCAGTCCGCCCGGGCTTCGGAGTGCGTCAACGAGCTCGCGATTCCTGGGACCGGCAGTTTGTGCAGGTATCACCTGACAGCCAATTAAGACTGGAATCAGCCAACCGATCTTCTTCACAAGCACACTTCTCTGGACTTATCCAAGGCTCCCTTAACTGCAACTGAGGGGGACAAAACCGATCACGTCTTCTCTAGCGACGTGATAGGTTCCATTCGAGTCTTGCTCATACACAACCAGCACGATCCAGTATCCATAACAAAATCCTCCTCCAATACCTGCACCCGCGCTATCACCGATCACCGGATCCCCGAGGGTCCTGTTTTGCAGGCAGAAAACGCGGGTTCGCGGCTTCGTCCGCAAACCTCCAGCCGGTGAGGTACGCGAGCCGGAGAATGTTGGCCATCTTGGTGAAATTGATTTTCTCCACCGTGTCGCTGGGCTGGTGATAGTCGGGATGGAAACCGGTGAACCACCACACGGCGGGAACGTCGTGCAGCGCGAAGGGAAACTGATCGCTGCGCTGGAAGACGTTCAGAGCAGCGTCGTCGTCCCACTTGTAGGTGAGGCGCAGGCCAATGGCACGATTAGCTGCCTCGACAGCGGCGCGATAGTCCGGACTGTAGTTGGCGCCGATCAGGCCGAGTTCGTTCGACGTGTCGGGCGAAATCTGCGTGAGGCCTTCGGTCTGCGTGCTGGGCGCCTCGTTGCGGCCGATCATGTCGAAGTTGATCACGGCGCGCGTGGTTTCCAGCGGCCGCAGCGGGTGCGCCGCGTAGTAGTAGGAGCCGAGCAGGCCCCGTTCTTCGGCGGCGAATACCACGAACAGCAACGACCGCTTCGGCCGCGCAGGATTGGCGGCGAAGGCGCGCGCCAGCTCGACTACGCCGACGGTGCCGGAACCGTTGTCGTCGGCGCCGTGAAAGATTTTGCCGTCGCGCGCGCCGTCGTGGTCGAAGTGTCCGCTGTAGACGATGGTGTCGGCTTTCAGCGCCGGGTCGCTGCCCTCGAGCAGGCCGACGACGTTCCGCGTCGTACCGCGGCGCGTGGAGGCGTTGGCGATCGTCATCTCGACGACCGTGTCGGGCAGCGGCATGGAAGCGGGCTTGAGCGTGGAATCGATTGAGGATTGAAGTTCGGCGGGCGTCTTCCCCGCGGTTGCCAGGAGCTGGTTAGCGACCGCGTCGCTGATGTTGTAGAGCGGAATCTTCACCTCGCTTTCGGCGATGGCTTGCGACGGCATCTTCTGGAAGCGCTCCATGAAGCCGGGGATGCGCGCCAGTCGCTCGATGTTCGACGGGTGCTTGCGATTGGGCTCGGGCGCGAGCAGCACGCCGATGGCGCCGTGGCGCTGCGCGTTCAGCGTCTTCAGGCGCGCGTTGGCGTGGCGCGTGTTGCCGACCCCGTTGAAGACGGAACCTGGGTCTGTCTCTTGCGGTTCATGATCAAAGATGAGGACGATCTTGCCGCGCGCGTCGAGCCCCGAGTAGTCGTCGTAATTGAACTCGGGCGCGGTGATGCCGTATCCGGCGAAAACGACCGGCCCGCGGACGGTGCGGTCGTAGGGAAAGCCGCCGTAGAAGTCTTTGAAGTACTCGAAGCTCTGCATCTTGCCGCCGCGCTCGAGCGCGACGCGGGAAGCCGCGGGATCGGTGTGGTATTCGATCAGCGGCACCGCCTGGAAGTAGCTGTTGCCTGCGGCCGGCTTCAGGCCCGCCTTGGCGAACTCGGCGGCAATCCACTCGATCGCGGCCTCCGAGCCCGGCTGCAGCGACATGCGGCCCTCGAGCGCGTCGCAGGCGAGGAAGGTGAGATCGGCGCGCAGGTCCTGCTCGCGGATGCGGTTGTAGCCGGGCGCGAAGCGCGCGTCGGGAGCGGTTTGGGCTGCGGCGGTGGCGAGGAGCAGGAAGAGCGCGAGTCGTTTCATCGGCGGAATTCTACCCCGGCTGCCAACGTCATAAAGCGTTCACACCAGGGACACCAAAAGCATAGGCAATGCTCGTCGTTGGGCGCGCCGATTGCTGGTAGGCTGAGGGTGGATGTCTGCACACGCAAATCGGCGGCTGCTGCTGCTGACCAGCAAGACCGGCTACCAGACGCGCGCCTTCGTTGACGCCGCGCGGGAGCTGGGACTCGACGTCATGTTCGGCAGCGACCGCTGCCACGTCCTCGACGATCCCTGGGCCGACGGCGCGGTGGCGCTGGAGTTCCAGGATCCGGACGACGCGGCGCGGCGCCTGCTGAACGCCATCGGCGAGCGGCGGGTTGACGCCGTGGTCGCACTGGGCGATCGTCCAACGCCGGCGGCCGCTCGCGTGTGCCAGGCGCTCGGACTGCCGCACCATCCGCCCGAAGCGGCGGATGTTTGCCGGGACAAATACCGCTCGCGCGAGCGGCTGCGCCAGGCGGGAATGAACGTGCCGGCGTTCGCGCGCGTTCGCCTCGGCGCTTCCTGCGACGACCTGCTCGGCGCGGCGGCGGCGCTCGGCGTCCCGTGCGTGCTCAAGCCGCTGGCGCTTGCGGGCAGCCGCGGCGTGATTCGGGCCGACAACGCGGCGGAAGTGGTCGCCGCTTTCCAGCGCATTCGGGCGCTGCTCCGCGGCCCCGATGTCCGCGTGATGCGTGAGGAAACCAGCGACTACATCCAGCTCGAATCCTATGTTGACGGGAGCGAGGTTGCCGTCGAGGCGCTCATGCAGCACGGCCGGCTGCGCGTCCTCGCCATCTTTGATAAGCCCGACCCCCTGCTGGGCCCGTACTTCGAGGAGACGATCTATGTCACGCCATCGCGGCTGCCGCAGAGCACGCAGGCAGAAATCGTTGCCACGCTGGAGCAAGCCGTTGCGGCACTCGGGTTGCAGCACGGGCCGCTGCACGCCGAACTGCGGGTGAACGATCAGGGAGCCTGGCCGCTGGAAGTGGCGGCACGGCCCATCGGTGGATTGTGTGCGCGCGCGCTGCGGTTCCGGGTGGGCTCGGAAGAAAACGTCTCACTGGAAAGCGCGATCATTCGGCTGGCGCTGGGAGACGATCTGCTGGGCCTGGAGCGCGAGAAAAATGCCGCCGGCGTGATGATGATTCCCATTCCCGAAGCGGGCATTTACCGCGGCGTTGACGGACTCGACGGGGCCGCAGCCACTCCCGGAATTCGCGAAGTCCGCATCACCGCGAAGCCGGAGCAGAAGCTCGTGCCGCTGCCGGAGGGAAGCAGCTACCTGGGCTTCATTTTCGCGAGCGCGGAGCGGCCTGAGCAGGTGGAGCACGCGCTCCGCCAGGCGCACGCGAAGTTGCGCTTCCACGTGGCCGCCGAACTGCCTGTCTTGAGTCACCACGGCCAGCCAGGAACGTAACGAAAGCCGTTGCCCCTCCCGATTTGGGATATCCTTCGTTTACGTTTTCGCTCACTTCTCGGTTCACAAGCGCCCGGCAATTGCGATAGCATTCCCGCCAAAACAGAGGAGATTGGGGACCAGGGAATGAGTAAAGTGGAGCCCGTGGGGGGCACGCCTGCGACGCCCTCCGCCCCGAAAGAGTGGGGCGGCGCCCCGGAGGTGCCGGCGCCGGTCCGCGAACTTCAAGAAAGCCTGAAGAAACTCGACCGCCGCGACTGGTGGTTGTGGGCCACGGCCATCGTCATCCTGCTGCTGCTGTGCGTGGCGGTGTTCAGCCTGTCGTTTCCCAGCTTCTGGCAGAAGGAAGAATTCTTCTTCCAGACGCGCATCGAGCTGGGTGTGCGCGGGCTGCTGGGAATGGTGCTGCTGTTCAGCACGTTCGCGCTCTATCAGCAATTCCTGATCAAGCAGCTGCGGCACAAACTGGCTTCGCAGATCGGCGTGGTGGCTGATCTGCACGGACGCGCCGAGGTCTTCGAGCGGCTGGCGATCCTCGATCCGCTGACGGGACTGTTCAACCGGCGGTTCGCCACGCAGCATCTGCCGGGCGAGGTGGCGCGCTCGGAGCGCCACGGATATCCGTTCACCGTGCTGATGGTGGACCTGGACGGCTTCAAGCGAATCAACGACACCTACGGACATCCGGCGGGCGACGCAGCGCTGGAAGCGTTCGCGCGGCACATGAAGCGCTGCATCCGCTCGAGCGACCTGCCGGTGCGCATGGGCGGCGACGAATTCATGGTGCTGCTGCCGGAGTGCGACACCCAGCAGATACAGAATCCGCTCACCCGCATGCGAACCTGCCGGTTCGAGTACCTCGGTCACAGCATCCCGATTCAATTTTCCGCGGGATGGGCGCAACACAAGCCAGGCGAGATGGTGGCCGAGTTGCTTCAGCGCGCCGACAACGAACTCTACAAAGACAAGCGGCGCGAGGCGGCCGCGGTGTCCGTCTAGGCATTCAACAGCGCTTGAGGGGCGTAGCAAGCTGGGTCTCTACAGCGGCTACTGCCAGGCAATCTCGCAGACGAACTTCACCGGCTTCCGCGGCGCAATCGCCACGTCGCTTGCTTCCATCTCAAGGTGAAGCGGAATTGGGCCGAGCGGGCTGCGTCCGAGCGGCGAGTTGCCGCCGGCGATGATCCGCTCATTCAGCGGCCAGGGGGACTGCGTTACGGTGAAGTGGACGGCGCCTTCTTTCGAGCGGAACACGTCCGAGCGCTGAGACTTGCTGAAGCTGGTGGCAACGGAGCCGAAGGTGGACGGAAAGACCATTGACCAGTTCCTGATGTGAACCGGTTTGATCGCGGTGAGCACTTCGCTGCGGCGCAGGCGCGCGCCGTCCCATGTCCAGGTGACCTCGCTGCGCAACCCGGGATCGGTGAAGGCGGCGGCCTTGCCGCCGACGATGGCCCAGTTCTTCCAGACGGCGGTGACCGAACGCCCGTCGGCGGCGGGGCGGATTTCGTCGGCGCCATCGGCGGCGGCGATGACCGGGCCGTCGTCGAGCTCGACATAGGGGACAAGCGCTGGATACTTCTGCTCGACCGGCGCGGCGAATCCCGGAAGTCCGTGCGGTGCGGGGAGATAGTCGGTGATGGCGCCGTGCTCGCCGGTGGTAAACGGCACGGCGAAGCGCTTACCGTTGCGGCGAACGATCCACACGCCGGCCGGGCGCGCGCCCTGGCGGAACCACTGGAAGCGCTGCACGTCGGCGAGCGTGGCGCGGGGGGGAATGGTGGTGATGTGCTCGCGGGCGAGCGCCTGCGAGAAGACGATGTGCGCCGTCAGGATTTTCCCCAGGCCGCTGGTTGTCTGCTGCCACTCGCGCTGGGGCGTGATGTAGGAGTAGTTGCCGCGCCCGAAGGCGAAAACCGAGAGCAGGTGCCGCTGATCGTTGTAGTCGTGGCGCAGCCAGGTCCACGCCGCGTAGTACGCGCCGGCGAGCTGCTCGAGCGGCGCGGGACGGAACTGTGGATGCTCTCCGAGGAAGGCGGCAATCTCCATCGTGTCCAGGTAGCCGATGGCCCCCTGGCTGCGGCCCCAGGGATAGCCGTAGCCGTCGGGCGTCTGGAGGTCCCACCACAAGCGCATCTGCGTCTTCAGCGTGGGCTCGAGGGCCTGCAACAGGTCTTTGCGGCCGGCGGTTTCGGCGGCTTCGTAGACGTAGCGCGCGTACTCCTGTGAGTAGCGGTCGTAGCGGCCCGTGGGTTGGGAGTCGTCGGCAAAGAGCGCGCCGGAAGTGAATTGTTTGGCGGCGGCGTTGAGGAGGTCATCCACGTCGGCGCGGCTGGTTTCCACGCCGAGCTGGAAGCTGAGCGTGGCAACGCGCGCGGCCACGCCATGATAATTCTCGGCGAGATTGATCACGTGGTGCTCGCGGCGATCGTAGAAGCGGCCCACGTCGAGCAGCGAACGCCAGGCCGTCTTTTCTTCCGGCGTGAGCGATTGCCAGAGCGGGTTCGAGTTCAGGTCAGCGCCGAAGCTGCGCAGCGCCAGCGCGGCGTAGAGCTGCGAAAATGCTTTGCCTCCCTGGCGGGACTCGATCAGCCCGATCTTGCCGATCAGTTCGGCGAGGTCGCGGCCGGCAAGCTGATTTTCGCCGGTGAGCTCGTGGTAAGCGGAAAGCGCGCGCATGAACGTGCCCCAGGAGAAGTCGCCTGTGGTGGGCACGCCGAGAATGCGGTCCTGCGGCGGCGAGAGCGAGTGAATGTCGGC is a window from the Terriglobales bacterium genome containing:
- a CDS encoding M20/M25/M40 family metallo-hydrolase, giving the protein MSTQSQHLRRLLAAVVTIALALIPAATVYAAAAANSTDDPDLDVLTRIRDEGFRRSKVMEIMSELTDNIGPRLTGSPNVKRANQWTRDQFAAWGLANAHLEPWGPFGRGWSQEYVNVRMTAPDVAPLIAYPLAWSPGTNGAVKGKAIAVKIEKIEDLEKYRGKLAGMVVLNGDMRDVKPHEKADLSRYDDKSLAEVAAYDPSPERRGGPQGPQTREEFARLRKLREAVRQFWADEKVLAVVEPSRGDGGTVFVQGVSNGWRNNGQALVPTLSMAIEHFGRISRLLKRDVPVELELDVRTKFYDDAATQYNTIAEIPGADPKLKDEVVMLGAHLDSWHTGTGATDNAAGSAVMMEAMRILKALDLKPRRTIRIALWTGEEEGLLGSRAYAKEHFGSRPDPSPEERDLPANLRRESGPLTLKPEQAKLAAYFNVDNGTGRIRGIYCQENAAVVPIFERWFEPFRDLSAGAISLRNTSGTDHLSFDAVGLPGFQFIQDEVEYSTRTHHSNMDVYERIQRADMMQNAVIVASFVYNAAMRDSMLPRKPLPASTPARGPEQKRAENPTQTILPATPASGSGAAAGAASGGENQK
- a CDS encoding GGDEF domain-containing protein, with product MSKVEPVGGTPATPSAPKEWGGAPEVPAPVRELQESLKKLDRRDWWLWATAIVILLLLCVAVFSLSFPSFWQKEEFFFQTRIELGVRGLLGMVLLFSTFALYQQFLIKQLRHKLASQIGVVADLHGRAEVFERLAILDPLTGLFNRRFATQHLPGEVARSERHGYPFTVLMVDLDGFKRINDTYGHPAGDAALEAFARHMKRCIRSSDLPVRMGGDEFMVLLPECDTQQIQNPLTRMRTCRFEYLGHSIPIQFSAGWAQHKPGEMVAELLQRADNELYKDKRREAAAVSV
- a CDS encoding M20/M25/M40 family metallo-hydrolase, translating into MKRLALFLLLATAAAQTAPDARFAPGYNRIREQDLRADLTFLACDALEGRMSLQPGSEAAIEWIAAEFAKAGLKPAAGNSYFQAVPLIEYHTDPAASRVALERGGKMQSFEYFKDFYGGFPYDRTVRGPVVFAGYGITAPEFNYDDYSGLDARGKIVLIFDHEPQETDPGSVFNGVGNTRHANARLKTLNAQRHGAIGVLLAPEPNRKHPSNIERLARIPGFMERFQKMPSQAIAESEVKIPLYNISDAVANQLLATAGKTPAELQSSIDSTLKPASMPLPDTVVEMTIANASTRRGTTRNVVGLLEGSDPALKADTIVYSGHFDHDGARDGKIFHGADDNGSGTVGVVELARAFAANPARPKRSLLFVVFAAEERGLLGSYYYAAHPLRPLETTRAVINFDMIGRNEAPSTQTEGLTQISPDTSNELGLIGANYSPDYRAAVEAANRAIGLRLTYKWDDDAALNVFQRSDQFPFALHDVPAVWWFTGFHPDYHQPSDTVEKINFTKMANILRLAYLTGWRFADEAANPRFLPAKQDPRGSGDR
- a CDS encoding ATP-grasp domain-containing protein; the protein is MSAHANRRLLLLTSKTGYQTRAFVDAARELGLDVMFGSDRCHVLDDPWADGAVALEFQDPDDAARRLLNAIGERRVDAVVALGDRPTPAAARVCQALGLPHHPPEAADVCRDKYRSRERLRQAGMNVPAFARVRLGASCDDLLGAAAALGVPCVLKPLALAGSRGVIRADNAAEVVAAFQRIRALLRGPDVRVMREETSDYIQLESYVDGSEVAVEALMQHGRLRVLAIFDKPDPLLGPYFEETIYVTPSRLPQSTQAEIVATLEQAVAALGLQHGPLHAELRVNDQGAWPLEVAARPIGGLCARALRFRVGSEENVSLESAIIRLALGDDLLGLEREKNAAGVMMIPIPEAGIYRGVDGLDGAAATPGIREVRITAKPEQKLVPLPEGSSYLGFIFASAERPEQVEHALRQAHAKLRFHVAAELPVLSHHGQPGT